One genomic window of Quercus lobata isolate SW786 chromosome 9, ValleyOak3.0 Primary Assembly, whole genome shotgun sequence includes the following:
- the LOC115960156 gene encoding late embryogenesis abundant protein At5g17165-like, producing MAANSNSRGVALSLGKRVVNRIRTSNSNSRDPPLTTLRRAAHTSAYDKNPEDHNPQNIVPDNVIPPHSDKYWAPHPQTGVFGPPAGQASTAGGNRTANGGEDSVLEQKAWFRPSGLEDLEKPHAL from the exons ATGGCAGCCAATTCGAATAGCCGAGGGGTCGCTCTAAGCTTGGGCAAGCGTGTCGTCAATCGGATCCGAACTTCCAACTCCAACTCTCGCGATCCACCTCTTACTACTCTCAG GAGGGCTGCACACACCTCAGCGTATGACAAGAACCCGGAAGACCACAACCCCCAGAACATAGTCCCAGACAATGTAATACCGCCCCACTCCGACAAGTACTGGGCACCGCACCCTCAAACTGGGGTCTTTGGACCGCCTGCCGGGCAAGCCTCAACCGCAGGCGGCAACCGTACTGCTAATGGTGGTGAGGACTCTGTGCTTGAGCAGAAGGCCTGGTTTCGTCCCTCTGGTCTGGAGGACTTGGAGAAGCCTCACGCTCTCTGA
- the LOC115960154 gene encoding pentatricopeptide repeat-containing protein At5g42310, chloroplastic-like translates to MFMVMVLFSLSSTRGVTSFFLFSSSNLSMLNKGVKEVSLRAFDKKNLDTKSPESLVKGKELSWELYNHTICDCCKVGDIDRAMTLLARMEASGLHPNLISYTHLIEALGSIGRTLEAEAVFQEMICSGFKPRVNLYNVLLRVFLKKGLLGGAVKVLDLMDDLGICRNQETYEVLLDYYVNAGRLEDTWGIINEMRRKRFQLNSFVYSKVIGLYRDNGMWKKAMGVVEEIREMGMSLDKQIYNSIIDTFGKYGDLDEALEVFEKMRQEGIRPDITTWNSLIRWHCKVGNLSKALELFTQMLEQGLYPDPKIFITIISRLGEQGKWDVIKKNFETMKYRGYKKSGAIYAVLVDIYGQYGRFANAEECISALKSEGVQLSASIFCVLANAYAQQGLCEQTLKVLQLMETEGIEPNIIMLNVLINAFGIAGRHMEALSIYDQMKESGISPDVVTYSTLMKAYIRARKFDKVPEIYKQMEYAGCTPDRKAREMLQAALMILEQRPYKY, encoded by the exons ATGTTCATGGTGATGGTGTTGTTTTCACTATCATCCACCCGTGGTgtcacttctttctttttgtttagttCCTCTAATCTTTCCATGCTGAACAAGGGTGTTAAAGAAGTAAGTTTAAGAGCATTTGACAAAAAGAACTTGGATACGAAGTCCCCAGAAAGCCTTgtaaaaggaaaggaacttTCTTGGGAGCTATATAACCACACAATATGTGATTGTTGCAAAGTGGGAGATATTGACAGGGCTATGACTCTTCTCGCTCGGATGGAGGCTTCGGGGCTTCATCCCAACTTGATATCCTACACCCATTTGATTGAAGCTCTTGGAAGCATAGGAAGGACTTTGGAAGCTGAAGCAGTTTTCCAAGAAATGATATGTTCTGGGTTTAAGCCTAGAGTGAACTTGTACAATGTTTTGCTTAGAGTTTTCTTAAAGAAAGGGCTCCTAGGAGGTGCAGTTAAGGTATTAGATTTAATGGACGATTTGGGTATTTGTAGGAATCAAGAAACATATGAGGTTCTTCTGGATTACTATGTGAATGCTGGGCGTTTGGAAGATACTTGGGGAATAATCAACGAAATGAGGCGCAAGAGGTTTCAACTGAACTCGTTTGTGTATAGTAAGGTTATTGGTCTTTACAGGGATAATGGGATGTGGAAGAAAGCAATGGGTGTTGTAGAAGAGATTAGGGAGATGGGGATGTCACTAGACAAGCAGATTTATAACAGCATTATAGATACGTTTGGGAAATATGGTGATTTGGATGAAGCCTTGGAAGTGTTTGAGAAAATGCGACAAGAAGGTATAAGGCCTGATATAACAACATGGAATTCTTTGATCAGGTGGCATTGTAAGGTTGGGAATTTATCTAAGGCCCTTGAGTTGTTCACCCAAATGCTAGAACAAGGGTTATATCCTGATCCAAAGATCTTCATTACCATTATTAGCCGTTTGGGAGAGCAGGGAAAGTGGGATGTGATAAAGAAGAATTTTGAGACTATGAAATACAGAGGATATAAAAAAAGTGGCGCCATTTATGCAGTTTTGGTTGATATTTATGGGCAATATGGGAGATTTGCTAATGCTGAGGAGTGCATATCTGCTCTAAAGTCAGAAGGCGTTCAACTTTCAGCTAGCATTTTTTGTGTCTTAGCAAATGCTTATGCTCAGCAG GGATTATGTGAGCAGACACTTAAGGTACTTCAGCTCATGGAAACAGAGGGGATTGAGCCAAATATTATAATGCTGAATGTGTTGATCAATGCATTTGGTATTGCTGGGAGACACATGGAGGCATTATCAATTTATGATCAGATGAAAGAAAGT GGTATTAGTCCTGATGTGGTTACGTATAGTACGCTTATGAAGGCATATATTAGGGCAAGGAAATTTGATAAG GTCCCTGAAATATACAAGCAAATGGAATATGCTGGATGTACTCCAGATAGGAAGGCAAGAGAGATGTTACAAGCTGCATTAATGATCCTTGAACAGAGACCATATAAGTACTAG